A genomic stretch from Vicia villosa cultivar HV-30 ecotype Madison, WI unplaced genomic scaffold, Vvil1.0 ctg.000780F_1_1, whole genome shotgun sequence includes:
- the LOC131631173 gene encoding F-box/LRR-repeat protein 3-like isoform X1, translating to MGGICSRKRQVIEDDLRRGVSGRYCRSASTKWLGARSLRSKTNHCPGVGTCPSLMDLCINKMREDFHKYDSFSILPRDISQQIFNELVDSHCLNEASLNAFRDCALEDVYLGEYFGVNDDWMDVIASQGSSLLAVDVSGSNVTDNGLRFLKNCSNIQALALNYCDQFSEHGLKHLNGLSNLTSLSIRKSCAVTPDGMRAFSNLVNLEKLDLERCSYIHGGFVHFKGLKKLESLNIGCCKCITDSDMKAISGFINLKELQISNSNITDLGISYLRGMQKLATLNVEGCNITAACFEYISALAALACLNLNRCGLSDDGFENFSGLTSLKRLSLAFNKITDACLVHLKGLKNLEYLNLDSCLIGDEGLANLTGLTLLKILVLSDTEVGNGGLRSLSGLKKLEDLNLSFTSVTDNGLRRLSGMTSLKSLNLDARQITDAGLANLTSLTGLITLDLFGARITDFGTTYLRSFKNLQSLEICGGFLTDAGVKNIREIVSLTQLNLSQNCKLTDKTLELISGMTALKSLNVSNSRVTNQGLQYLKPLKNLRTLSLESCKVNAAEIKKLHSTDLPNLISFRPE from the exons ATGGGTGGTATCTGTTCTAGGAAAAGACAAGTGATAGAAGATGATTTACGCAGGGGAGTATCTGGAAGGTACTGTAGAAGTGCAAGCACTAAATGGTTAGGGGCAAGAAGTTTACGTTCTAAGACTAATCATTGTCCTGGAGTGGGTACTTGTCCCTCTCTAATGGATTTATGCATAAATAAGATGCGCGAG GATTTTCATAAATACGATTCGTTTTCAATTCTACCGAGAGACATAAGTCAGCAGATCTTCAATGAATTGGTGGATTCTCATTGTCTTAATGAAGCATCTCTCAACGCTTTTCGTGATTGTGCTCTTGAG GATGTTTACTTGGGAGAATATTTTGGAGTGAATGATGATTGGATGGACGTTATTGCTTCACAAGGCTCATCTTTACTTGCCGTTGATGTTTCTGGCTCTAATGTGACAGACAATGGACTGCGATTCTTAAAGAATTGCTCAAATATTCAAGCATTGGCCCTCAATTACTGTGATCAATTTTCCGAACACGGGCTCAAACACCTCAATG GTCTATCAAACTTGACTTCATTGAGTATCAGGAAGAGCTGTGCTGTCACACCTGATGGAATGCGAGCCTTTTCCAACTTAGTTAATTTGGAGAAGTTGGACCTTGAGAGGTGTTCATATATTCATGGCGGATTTGTTCATTTTAAAG GTTTGAAAAAACTGGAGTCTCTTAATATTGGATGCTGTAAATGTATTACGGATTCAGACATGAAGGCTATCTCAG GTTTTATTAATTTAAAGGAGTTGCAAATTTCCAACAGCAATATTACTGATCTTGGGATTTCTTACTTAAGAG GCATGCAGAAGCTTGCGACATTAAATGTTGAAGGATGCAATATCACTGCTGCATGTTTTGAGTATATTTCTG CCTTAGCTGCCCTGGCATGCTTAAATCTCAACAGATGCGGTCTTTCTGATGATGGATTTGAGAATTTTTCTG GTCTTACAAGCTTGAAGAGGTTAAGTCTTGCATTTAACAAGATTACAGACGCGTGCTTAGTTCATCTAAAAG GTTTAAAGAATTTAGAGTATTTGAATCTGGATTCTTGCCTGATTGGCGATGAAGGGCTTGCGAATTTGACAG GCCTCACTCTCTTGAAAATCCTAGTGTTGTCCGACACTGAAGTTGGAAACGGCGGGCTTCGATCTTTATCAG GGTTAAAAAAACTCGAAGATCTGAATCTGTCATTTACTTCAGTAACTGATAATGGCCTGAGAAGGCTCTCTGGAATGACTAGTCTTAAATCACTTAATCTGGATGCTCGACAGATAACTGATGCTGGACTGGCAAATCTTACAA gtctgactggattgataactttggatctctttggagctcgtatcacTGACTTTGGAACTACATATTTACGAT CGTTCAAGAACCTGCAATCCCTTGAGATATGTGGTGGATTTTTAACTGATGCAGGCGTGAAAAATATTAGAGAAATTGTCTCCCTTACACAGCTAAACCTTTCTCAGAATTGCAAATTGACAGATAAAACTCTGGAGTTAATCTCTG GAATGACTGCACTGAAGTCGCTAAATGTTTCAAATTCTCGTGTAACAAACCAAGGGCTGCAATATTTGAAGCCTTTAAAGAATTTACGCACTCTTTCCTTGGAGTCTTGCAAGGTCAATGCAGCTGAAATTAAGAAGCTCCATTCAACCGATCTTCCAAATTTGATAAGCTTTCGGCCAGAGtag
- the LOC131631175 gene encoding uncharacterized protein LOC131631175, protein MGGHLLRKTKTTPASEVHFRKRVFLKKLTYFGSSFPKQLLRKFTSEILRFLQIYQNTPPPPIIYPKSKQKVAKAKICANRIPKLHQGSNHTAKQHSKALNPNTLNMSGNQQARRTASSKEGAKGRNGSSKKEVKEVKEVTEVKVVKEKKKLLTGSASRPLGVHGSDAQAQPSGVINADGSDTEWDEDWYNYLHSEEFARREE, encoded by the exons atgggtggtcacctcctgcgaaaaaccaaaactacccctgcttcggaagttcattttcgaaagcgtgtttttttaaaaaaattgacttacttcggaagttcatttccgaaacaattacttcggaagttcacttccgaaatactgcgatttctgcagatttatcaaaacactccccctcccccaatcatttaccctaaatcaaaacaaaaagtggcaaaggcgaaaatttgtgcaaacagaattccaaagctgcatcaaggctccaatcacactgctaaacaacattcaaaagccctcaatcctaacacttt gaacatgtcaggcaaccaacaagcacgcaggactgcgtcttctaaagagggcgctaagggaagaaatggttcttcaaagaaggaggtgaaagaggtgaaggaggtgacgGAGGTGAAggtggtgaaggagaagaagaagcttttgactggttctgcttctcgtcccctgggagtccatggctcggacgcgcaggctcagccttcaggcgtgatcaacgctgatggttctgatactgagtgggatgaagattggtataattatcttcattcggaggagttcgctcgtcgagaagaataa
- the LOC131631173 gene encoding uncharacterized protein LOC131631173 isoform X2: MGGICSRKRQVIEDDLRRGVSGRYCRSASTKWLGARSLRSKTNHCPGVGTCPSLMDLCINKMREDFHKYDSFSILPRDISQQIFNELVDSHCLNEASLNAFRDCALEDVYLGEYFGVNDDWMDVIASQGSSLLAVDVSGSNVTDNGLRFLKNCSNIQALALNYCDQFSEHGLKHLNGLSNLTSLSIRKSCAVTPDGMRAFSNLVNLEKLDLERCSYIHGGFVHFKGLKKLESLNIGCCKCITDSDMKAISGFINLKELQISNSNITDLGISYLRGMQKLATLNVEGCNITAACFEYISALAALACLNLNRCGLSDDGFENFSGLTSLKRLSLAFNKITDACLVHLKGLKNLEYLNLDSCLIGDEGLANLTGLTLLKILVLSDTEVGNGGLRSLSGLKKLEDLNLSFTSVTDNGLRRLSGMTSLKSLNLDARQITDAGLANLTSLTGLITLDLFGARITDFGTTYLR; this comes from the exons ATGGGTGGTATCTGTTCTAGGAAAAGACAAGTGATAGAAGATGATTTACGCAGGGGAGTATCTGGAAGGTACTGTAGAAGTGCAAGCACTAAATGGTTAGGGGCAAGAAGTTTACGTTCTAAGACTAATCATTGTCCTGGAGTGGGTACTTGTCCCTCTCTAATGGATTTATGCATAAATAAGATGCGCGAG GATTTTCATAAATACGATTCGTTTTCAATTCTACCGAGAGACATAAGTCAGCAGATCTTCAATGAATTGGTGGATTCTCATTGTCTTAATGAAGCATCTCTCAACGCTTTTCGTGATTGTGCTCTTGAG GATGTTTACTTGGGAGAATATTTTGGAGTGAATGATGATTGGATGGACGTTATTGCTTCACAAGGCTCATCTTTACTTGCCGTTGATGTTTCTGGCTCTAATGTGACAGACAATGGACTGCGATTCTTAAAGAATTGCTCAAATATTCAAGCATTGGCCCTCAATTACTGTGATCAATTTTCCGAACACGGGCTCAAACACCTCAATG GTCTATCAAACTTGACTTCATTGAGTATCAGGAAGAGCTGTGCTGTCACACCTGATGGAATGCGAGCCTTTTCCAACTTAGTTAATTTGGAGAAGTTGGACCTTGAGAGGTGTTCATATATTCATGGCGGATTTGTTCATTTTAAAG GTTTGAAAAAACTGGAGTCTCTTAATATTGGATGCTGTAAATGTATTACGGATTCAGACATGAAGGCTATCTCAG GTTTTATTAATTTAAAGGAGTTGCAAATTTCCAACAGCAATATTACTGATCTTGGGATTTCTTACTTAAGAG GCATGCAGAAGCTTGCGACATTAAATGTTGAAGGATGCAATATCACTGCTGCATGTTTTGAGTATATTTCTG CCTTAGCTGCCCTGGCATGCTTAAATCTCAACAGATGCGGTCTTTCTGATGATGGATTTGAGAATTTTTCTG GTCTTACAAGCTTGAAGAGGTTAAGTCTTGCATTTAACAAGATTACAGACGCGTGCTTAGTTCATCTAAAAG GTTTAAAGAATTTAGAGTATTTGAATCTGGATTCTTGCCTGATTGGCGATGAAGGGCTTGCGAATTTGACAG GCCTCACTCTCTTGAAAATCCTAGTGTTGTCCGACACTGAAGTTGGAAACGGCGGGCTTCGATCTTTATCAG GGTTAAAAAAACTCGAAGATCTGAATCTGTCATTTACTTCAGTAACTGATAATGGCCTGAGAAGGCTCTCTGGAATGACTAGTCTTAAATCACTTAATCTGGATGCTCGACAGATAACTGATGCTGGACTGGCAAATCTTACAA gtctgactggattgataactttggatctctttggagctcgtatcacTGACTTTGGAACTACATATTTACGAT GA